A stretch of the Theropithecus gelada isolate Dixy chromosome 7a, Tgel_1.0, whole genome shotgun sequence genome encodes the following:
- the MEX3B gene encoding RNA-binding protein MEX3B, with protein sequence MPSSLFADLERNGSGGGGGGGGSGGGETLDDQRALQLALDQLSLLGLDSDEGASLYDSEPRKKSVNMTECVPVPSSEHVAEIVGRQGCKIKALRAKTNTYIKTPVRGEEPVFVVTGRKEDVAMARREIISAAEHFSMIRASRNKNTALNGAVPGPPNLPGQTTIQVRVPYRVVGLVVGPKGATIKRIQQQTHTYIVTPSRDKEPVFEVTGMPENVDRAREEIEAHIALRTGGIIELTDENDFHANGTDVGFDLHHGSGGSGPGSLWSKPTPSITPTPGRKPFSSYRNDSSSSLGSASTDSYFGGGTSSSAAATPRLADYSPPSPALSFAHNGNNNNNGNGYTYTAGEASVPSPDGCPELQPTFDPAPAPPPGAPLLWAQFERSPGGGPAAPVSSSCSSSASSSASSSSVVFPGGGASAPSNANLGLLVHRRLHPGTSCPRLSPPLHMAPGAGEHHLARRVRSDPGGGGLAYAAYANGLGAQLPGLQPSDTSGSSSSSSSSSSSSSSSSGLRRKGSRDCSVCFESEVIAALVPCGHNLFCMECANRICEKSEPECPVCHTAVTQAIRIFS encoded by the exons ATGCCAAGCTCGCTGTTTGCAGACCTGGAGCGCaacggcagcggcggcggcggcggcggcggcggcagcggagGGGGAGAGACCCTGGATGACCAAAGAGCCCTGCAGCTCGCGCTCGACCAGCTCTCCCTGCTGGGGCTGGACAGTGACGAGGGCGCCTCTCTGTACGACAGCGAGCCGCGCAAGAAGAGCGTGAACATGACCGAGTGCGTGCCGGTGCCCAGTTCTGAGCATGTCGCCGAGATCGTAGGGCGGCAAG GTTGTAAAATCAAAGCGCTGCGGGCGAAGACCAATACTTACATCAAGACCCCAGTTCGCGGGGAGGAGCCTGTCTTTGTTGTGACGGGCAGGAAGGAGGATGTGGCCATGGCTCGGAGGGAGATCATCTCCGCTGCCGAGCACTTCTCCATGATCCGCGCCTCCCGGAATAAGAACACTGCACTAAACGGCGCGGTGCCTGGGCCACCCAACCTGCCCGGGCAAACCACCATCCAAGTGCGGGTGCCCTACCGCGTGGTGGGGCTCGTGGTGGGGCCCAAGGGCGCCACGATCAAGCGCATCCAGCAACAGACGCACACGTACATCGTGACACCCAGCCGGGATAAGGAGCCGGTGTTCGAGGTGACCGGCATGCCAGAGAACGTGGATCGCGCTCGAGAGGAGATTGAGGCGCACATTGCTCTGCGTACCGGCGGCATCATTGAGCTCACAGACGAGAACGACTTCCACGCCAACGGCACCGATGTGGGCTTCGACCTGCATCATGGGTCCGGCGGGTCCGGTCCAGGCAGCCTCTGGAGCAAGCCCACCCCCAGCATCACGCCCACCCCCGGCCGCAAGCCCTTCTCCAGCTACCGCAACGACAGCTCCAGCTCGCTTGGCAGTGCTTCCACAGACTCTTACTTCGGTGGCGGGACCAGCAGCAGCGCAGCCGCTACCCCGCGCCTGGCAGACTACAGCCCCCCCAGCCCCGCCCTGAGCTTTGCGCACAacggaaacaacaacaacaatggcaATGGGTACACCTACACAGCGGGGGAAGCCTCAGTGCCATCCCCCGACGGCTGCCCCGAGCTGCAGCCCACTTTTGACCCGGCTCCCGCTCCCCCACCTGGGGCACCACTTCTCTGGGCCCAGTTCGAGCGGTCGCCGGGAGGTGGACCTGCAGCTCCCGTATCATCTTCCTGCTCTTCCTCCGCATCTTCGTCTGCTTCTTCCTCCTCCGTGGTCTTTCCTGGGGGTGGCGCCAGTGCGCCCTCCAACGCCAACCTGGGGCTATTGGTGCACCGCCGGCTGCACCCTGGCACCAGCTGCCCGCGCCTGTCCCCGCCCTTGCACATGGCCCCGGGGGCGGGAGAGCACCACCTGGCTCGCCGGGTGCGCAGCGACCCAGGCGGAGGAGGCCTGGCCTACGCCGCTTATGCCAACGGGCTGGGGGCGCAGCTGCCTGGTTTGCAGCCGTCGGACACGTCGGGCTCCTCCTCTTCGTccagctcctcctccagctcttcatcctcttcctccGGGCTTCGGCGTAAAGGCAGCCGCGACTGCTCCGTGTGCTTCGAGAGCGAAGTGATCGCCGCGCTGGTGCCCTGTGGCCACAACCTCTTCTGCATGGAGTGCGCCAACCGCATCTGTGAGAAGAGCGAGCCCGAGTGCCCGGTCTGCCACACCGCGGTCACTCAGGCCATCCGCATCTTTTCTTGA